The Burkholderia ubonensis genome has a window encoding:
- a CDS encoding DUF805 domain-containing protein, which translates to MEHFNAGQMLVALVLVAIVVYPYVRIVRRTGHSGWWILTMFVPVLNFIMLWVFAFARWPATDDRQR; encoded by the coding sequence ATGGAACATTTCAACGCAGGGCAAATGCTGGTCGCGCTCGTGCTCGTCGCGATCGTCGTCTATCCGTACGTGCGCATCGTGCGGCGCACGGGCCACTCGGGCTGGTGGATCCTGACGATGTTCGTGCCGGTGCTGAACTTCATCATGTTGTGGGTCTTCGCGTTCGCACGCTGGCCCGCCACCGACGATCGGCAACGCTAG